A genome region from Synchiropus splendidus isolate RoL2022-P1 chromosome 5, RoL_Sspl_1.0, whole genome shotgun sequence includes the following:
- the znf280d gene encoding zinc finger protein 280C isoform X2 translates to MSELFMECEEEELEPWQKPAPVVHVIDDDDDEPIFVGVLTNNNKPNPQPSQTNTTRKTEIKRTPPGTGASPVLPLRITGNTVKTAAPKPISLAPRPIIVNNKGYIVPSPLISDSEFIASIGKQLPTGGSLTIVPAGQQHNVQQGTQGTPGAIHRPQVHQISNNIVKLSNVQSPVGSTTKTFMLQDNNASSLQTIPAPLASNNRDQSAEKRGLLQEHENSEAKKAKLDSEQAKVTDLVENAILMKKCPKCNEEFLLSETLKSHMMTCCVSAESLNSGTSKLVMLVSEFYYGTFEGNMEGRKTEPNCTFKCTCCYKVLKNNIRFMNHMKHHLELEKQNSESWDSHTTCQHCYRQYMTPFQLQCHIESAHSPIESSTNCKICELAFESEQVLLEHMKNIHKPGEMPYICQVCSFRSSFFSVMEQHFRTVHDSTKDLLCPFCLRVLRSSHRYMQHYMKHQKKGIHRCGKCRLNFLSCKEKLDHRTHGHKTFRKPKALEGLAPGTKVTIRASLTGKSPNMPNRPARTGIVLKSDVLFAGQEAAQVMAPKSSMSAVGKVKSVQNKKQAGISNKFNVALTHLSGTDGCFTCVECNSKVEDFFSHFPMNSSCGACKYRTSCKVSYGNHMIRFHSTISKNRISKMNPKKPSAVKLTLVCTNCDLILDASGGDLMTKHLVDRPSHECRAILDKDVREKNRDFNGQDPGVSSHSEPDNNNDLTPKEIDPERSESVPLDTNDNSAPLPKQGQEHDVTEAPATEEKESPHSLDEAPGDKEKPSDGSEVKEESCISDAGQQVQEQQPSDI, encoded by the exons ATGTCAGAACTTTTTATGGAATGTGAAGAAGAGGAGCTGGAGCCGTGGCAGAAACCAGCTCCAGTGGTTCACGTGAtagatgatgacgatgatgagcCCATTTTTGTTGGAGTGCTTA CAAATAACAACAAACCCAATCCTCAACCCTCTCAAACAAACACtacaagaaaaacagaaatcaaaAGGACTCCTCCTGGTACTGGCGCCTCACCTGTATTGCCTTTAAGAATTACAGGGAATACTGTGAAAACTGCTGCGCCAAAGCCCATAAGTTTAGCTCCTAGGCCAATAATTGTCAATAACAAG gGTTATATTGTCCCATCCCCACTTATATCTGACAGTGAGTTTATTGCCTCAATTGGGAAACAACTACCTACCGGGGGTTCTTTGACGATTGTCCCAG CTGGACAGCAGCACAATGTTCAACAGGGGACACAAGGCACTCCTGGTGCCATCCATCGGCCTCAGGTGCATCAAATCAGCAACAACATTGTGAAGTTATCCAACGTCCAGAGCCCTGTGGGGTCTACAACCAAAACTTTCATGCTGCAAGACAACAACGCCTCTTCCCTTCAGACCATTCCTGCGCCTCTTGCATCGAATAATAGAG ATCAGAGTGCTGAGAAACGAGGACTGCTACAAGAGCATGAGAACAGTGAAGCAAAGAAGGCAAAGTTGGATTCTG AACAAGCCAAAGTTACTGACCTTGTTGAAAATGCAATTCTGATGAAAAAGTGTCCCAAATGTAACGAAGAGTTCCTTCTGAGTGAGACACTTAAAAGTCACATGATG ACCTGCTGTGTGAGTGCTGAGTCCTTGAACTCTGGCACTAGCAAACTAGTCATGCTGGTGTCGGAGTTCTACTATGGAACTTTTGAAGGGAACATGGAGGGCAGGAAAACCGAGCCCAACTGCACTTTTAAGTGCACATGCTGCTACAAAGTTCTCAAGAACAATATCAG GTTCATGAACCACATGAAACACCACttggagctggagaagcagaACAGTGAGAGTTGGGACAGTCACACCACTTGCCAGCATTGTTACCGACAATACATGACCCCATTCCAGCTACAGTGCCACATAGAGAGCGCACACAGCCCCATCGAGTCTTCAA CCAACTGCAAAATCTGCGAGCTGGCCTTTGAATCGGAGCAAGTCCTGCTGGAGCACATGAAGAACATCCACAAACCTGGAGAGATGCCTTATATCTGCCAG GTTTGCAGTTTTCGATCGTCCTTCTTTTCCGTGATGGAGCAACACTTCCGAACTGTCCATGACAGCACCAAAGATCTGCTGTGCCCCTTCTGCCTCAGAGTTCTCAGAAGCAGTCACAGATACATGCAACACTACATGAAGCATCAG AAAAAAGGGATACACCGCTGTGGCAAGTGCCGGCTGAACTTTCTCTCTTGCAAGGAGAAATTGGATCACAGAACTCATGGACACAAGACCTTCAGAAAACCCAAAGCTCTGGAGGGTCTCGCTCCAGGAACAAAG GTGACCATCCGAGCTTCCCTCACCGGAAAGTCTCCGAACATGCCGAACCGCCCTGCTCGAACTGGAATTGTCCTCAAATCAGATGTTCTGTTCGCTGGTCAAGAGGCAGCTCAAGTCATGGCGCCCAAGTCCAGCATGTCCGCTGTAGGAAAAGTCAAGTCTGTGCAGAACAAGAAACAAGCTGGCATTTCCAACAAGTTCAACGTCGCACTCACACATCTGAG CGGCACTGACGGATGCTTCACCTGCGTCGAATGCAACTCCAAAGTGGAAGATTTCTTCTCGCACTTCCCAATGAACTCGAGTTGCGGTGCGTGCAAATACCGCACAAGTTGCAAAGTTTCCTATGGAAACCACATGATTCG ATTTCACAGCACCATCAGCAAAAACAGAATTTCCAAAATGAACCCAAAGAAACCATCTGCAGTCAA GTTAACCCTGGTTTGTACCAACTGTGACCTCATATTGGACGCATCAGGAGGAGACTTGATGACTAAACATTTAGTGGACAGACCAAGTCATGAGTGCAGGGCCATTCTGGACAAAG ATGTCAGAGAGAAAAATCGAGA CTTCAACGGACAAGATCCTGGTGTCTCCTCACACAGTGAACCAGACAACAACAACGATCTGACACCAAAGGAAATTGACCCCGAACGATCAGAGAGCGTTCCACTCGACACCAATGACAATTCTGCTCCATTGCCAAAACAAGGTCAGGAGCACGATGTGACGGAGGCTCCTGCCACTGAGGAGAAGGAATCTCCTCACTCTCTTGATGAGGCCCCAGGTGACAAAGAGAAGCCATCAGACGGCTCAGAGGTCAAAGAGGAGTCCTGCATTTCAGATGCCGGGCAACAGGTGCAGGAACAGCAGCCGTCTGACATTTAG
- the mns1 gene encoding meiosis-specific nuclear structural protein 1, giving the protein MQSRHRDYKQQQRLQSQRIQQEQQRQELVLRLDRERRGQAGLREEESFERRRFVRQQQEALRERQTESALLQAEERMMNKAKQLEQEESLARELARITSAKEKEEKTRQYIKENSLELRELEAKLKLAFVNKERAAQIAEQRAIKVEKMREEADFSSKFKMEQDRAEREKQKQEQQRHEEQLQYQRELEQQLMEREYSRMAAYEEFLKEKLMVDEIIRKIYEEDQMDRLLKLEKVRATQEYIEEFKKQQAEWKRAEQEKTEAENRRIREFSNYQQQMEEKRTAALREREEAKEVLYRVLSEKMEEEKKQREEMERIRQELHFEEQEEANRRKEIEEMEQKIRQRLMLQQTCQEQMAFKEMKRQAEKEEEEAFRRMMMEKFAEDDRIEQMNAQKRRMKQLEHKRQVEKLIEDRRRLREAEVERQAKERAAEEEREAMRRQIIEEERQKLLNMHAAKLFGYLPKGLLREDDLEHFDEALRKHFGKQPTHDF; this is encoded by the exons ATG CAGAGTCGACACCGGGACTACAAACAGCAACAGAGGCTCCAAAGTCAGCGCatacagcaggagcagcagaggcaggAGCTGGTTCTGAGACTGGACcgagagaggagaggacaggccggtctgagagaggaggagagcttCGAGAGGCGGAGGTTCgtgaggcagcagcaggaggcgctgagaGAGCGACAGACGGAGAGCGCTCTCCTGCAG GCAGAGGAGAGAATGATGAACAAGGCAAAGcaactggagcaggaggagagtctGGCCAGAGAACTGGCTCGAATCACCTCAgcaaaggagaaggaggaaaagaCGCGACAGTATATCAAAGAAAACAG TTTGGAGCTTCGGGAGCTGGAGGCAAAGCTGAAGTTGGCATTTGTGAACAAGGAGAGAGCAGCACAAATAGCTGAGCAGAGAGCCATCAAGGTTGAGAAAATG CGTGAGGAAGCCGACTTTTCCAGTAAGTTTAAGATGGAGCAGGATCGAGCTGAGCgggagaagcagaagcaggagcagcagcgtcatgaggagcagctgcagtaccagagagagctggagcagcagctgatggagaGAGAGTACAGCCGGATGGCAGCCTACGAGGAGTTCCTCAAGGAGAAGCTGATGGTGGACGAGATCATCAGGAAGATATATGAGGAAGATCAAAT GGACAGATTACTGAAGCTGGAGAAGGTGAGAGCCACTCAGGAATACATCGAGGAGTTCAAGAAGCAGCAGGCCGAATGGAAGCGTGCGGAGCAAGAGAAGACTGAAGCCGAGAACAGACGCATCCGAGAGTTTTCTAACTATCAGCAGcaaatggaagagaagaggaCGGCAGCGCTAAGGGAGAGAGAAGAAGCCAAGGAGGTGCTTTACAGAGTTCTCTCagagaagatggaggaagagaagaagcagcGAGAAGAGATGGAGAGAATCCGGCAGGAGCTTCACTTTGAGGAGCAAGAAGAGGCAAACAGGCGCAAGGAAATT gaggagatggagcagaAGATCAGACAACGACTGATGCTGCAGCAGACCTGCCAGGAGCAAATGGCATTTAAAGAGATGAAACGTCAAgcagagaaggaggaagaggaggctttcaggaggatgatgatggagaagttTGCGGAGGATGATCGCATAGAACAGATGAACGCACAAAAGCGGCGAATGAAGCAACTCGAGCATAAACGACAAGTGGAGAAGTTAATAGAAGACAGGCGACGACTACGGGAGGCTGAAGTG GAGCGGCAGGCTaaagagagagcagcagaggaggagagggaggccaTGCGCAGGCAGATCATCGAAGAGGAGAGGCAAAAGCTTCTCAATATGCACGCGGCAAAATTATTCGGATACCTGCCGAAG GGTTTGTTGAGGGAGGATGACCTGGAGCACTTTGATGAGGCCTTGAGGAAACATTTTGGAAAACAGCCGACtcatgatttctaa
- the znf280d gene encoding zinc finger protein 280C isoform X1: protein MSELFMECEEEELEPWQKPAPVVHVIDDDDDEPIFVGVLTNNNKPNPQPSQTNTTRKTEIKRTPPGTGASPVLPLRITGNTVKTAAPKPISLAPRPIIVNNKGYIVPSPLISDSEFIASIGKQLPTGGSLTIVPAGQQHNVQQGTQGTPGAIHRPQVHQISNNIVKLSNVQSPVGSTTKTFMLQDNNASSLQTIPAPLASNNRDQSAEKRGLLQEHENSEAKKAKLDSEQAKVTDLVENAILMKKCPKCNEEFLLSETLKSHMMTCCVSAESLNSGTSKLVMLVSEFYYGTFEGNMEGRKTEPNCTFKCTCCYKVLKNNIRFMNHMKHHLELEKQNSESWDSHTTCQHCYRQYMTPFQLQCHIESAHSPIESSTNCKICELAFESEQVLLEHMKNIHKPGEMPYICQVCSFRSSFFSVMEQHFRTVHDSTKDLLCPFCLRVLRSSHRYMQHYMKHQKKGIHRCGKCRLNFLSCKEKLDHRTHGHKTFRKPKALEGLAPGTKVTIRASLTGKSPNMPNRPARTGIVLKSDVLFAGQEAAQVMAPKSSMSAVGKVKSVQNKKQAGISNKFNVALTHLSGTDGCFTCVECNSKVEDFFSHFPMNSSCGACKYRTSCKVSYGNHMIRFHSTISKNRISKMNPKKPSAVKLTLVCTNCDLILDASGGDLMTKHLVDRPSHECRAILDKDVREKNRDSFNGQDPGVSSHSEPDNNNDLTPKEIDPERSESVPLDTNDNSAPLPKQGQEHDVTEAPATEEKESPHSLDEAPGDKEKPSDGSEVKEESCISDAGQQVQEQQPSDI, encoded by the exons ATGTCAGAACTTTTTATGGAATGTGAAGAAGAGGAGCTGGAGCCGTGGCAGAAACCAGCTCCAGTGGTTCACGTGAtagatgatgacgatgatgagcCCATTTTTGTTGGAGTGCTTA CAAATAACAACAAACCCAATCCTCAACCCTCTCAAACAAACACtacaagaaaaacagaaatcaaaAGGACTCCTCCTGGTACTGGCGCCTCACCTGTATTGCCTTTAAGAATTACAGGGAATACTGTGAAAACTGCTGCGCCAAAGCCCATAAGTTTAGCTCCTAGGCCAATAATTGTCAATAACAAG gGTTATATTGTCCCATCCCCACTTATATCTGACAGTGAGTTTATTGCCTCAATTGGGAAACAACTACCTACCGGGGGTTCTTTGACGATTGTCCCAG CTGGACAGCAGCACAATGTTCAACAGGGGACACAAGGCACTCCTGGTGCCATCCATCGGCCTCAGGTGCATCAAATCAGCAACAACATTGTGAAGTTATCCAACGTCCAGAGCCCTGTGGGGTCTACAACCAAAACTTTCATGCTGCAAGACAACAACGCCTCTTCCCTTCAGACCATTCCTGCGCCTCTTGCATCGAATAATAGAG ATCAGAGTGCTGAGAAACGAGGACTGCTACAAGAGCATGAGAACAGTGAAGCAAAGAAGGCAAAGTTGGATTCTG AACAAGCCAAAGTTACTGACCTTGTTGAAAATGCAATTCTGATGAAAAAGTGTCCCAAATGTAACGAAGAGTTCCTTCTGAGTGAGACACTTAAAAGTCACATGATG ACCTGCTGTGTGAGTGCTGAGTCCTTGAACTCTGGCACTAGCAAACTAGTCATGCTGGTGTCGGAGTTCTACTATGGAACTTTTGAAGGGAACATGGAGGGCAGGAAAACCGAGCCCAACTGCACTTTTAAGTGCACATGCTGCTACAAAGTTCTCAAGAACAATATCAG GTTCATGAACCACATGAAACACCACttggagctggagaagcagaACAGTGAGAGTTGGGACAGTCACACCACTTGCCAGCATTGTTACCGACAATACATGACCCCATTCCAGCTACAGTGCCACATAGAGAGCGCACACAGCCCCATCGAGTCTTCAA CCAACTGCAAAATCTGCGAGCTGGCCTTTGAATCGGAGCAAGTCCTGCTGGAGCACATGAAGAACATCCACAAACCTGGAGAGATGCCTTATATCTGCCAG GTTTGCAGTTTTCGATCGTCCTTCTTTTCCGTGATGGAGCAACACTTCCGAACTGTCCATGACAGCACCAAAGATCTGCTGTGCCCCTTCTGCCTCAGAGTTCTCAGAAGCAGTCACAGATACATGCAACACTACATGAAGCATCAG AAAAAAGGGATACACCGCTGTGGCAAGTGCCGGCTGAACTTTCTCTCTTGCAAGGAGAAATTGGATCACAGAACTCATGGACACAAGACCTTCAGAAAACCCAAAGCTCTGGAGGGTCTCGCTCCAGGAACAAAG GTGACCATCCGAGCTTCCCTCACCGGAAAGTCTCCGAACATGCCGAACCGCCCTGCTCGAACTGGAATTGTCCTCAAATCAGATGTTCTGTTCGCTGGTCAAGAGGCAGCTCAAGTCATGGCGCCCAAGTCCAGCATGTCCGCTGTAGGAAAAGTCAAGTCTGTGCAGAACAAGAAACAAGCTGGCATTTCCAACAAGTTCAACGTCGCACTCACACATCTGAG CGGCACTGACGGATGCTTCACCTGCGTCGAATGCAACTCCAAAGTGGAAGATTTCTTCTCGCACTTCCCAATGAACTCGAGTTGCGGTGCGTGCAAATACCGCACAAGTTGCAAAGTTTCCTATGGAAACCACATGATTCG ATTTCACAGCACCATCAGCAAAAACAGAATTTCCAAAATGAACCCAAAGAAACCATCTGCAGTCAA GTTAACCCTGGTTTGTACCAACTGTGACCTCATATTGGACGCATCAGGAGGAGACTTGATGACTAAACATTTAGTGGACAGACCAAGTCATGAGTGCAGGGCCATTCTGGACAAAG ATGTCAGAGAGAAAAATCGAGA CAGCTTCAACGGACAAGATCCTGGTGTCTCCTCACACAGTGAACCAGACAACAACAACGATCTGACACCAAAGGAAATTGACCCCGAACGATCAGAGAGCGTTCCACTCGACACCAATGACAATTCTGCTCCATTGCCAAAACAAGGTCAGGAGCACGATGTGACGGAGGCTCCTGCCACTGAGGAGAAGGAATCTCCTCACTCTCTTGATGAGGCCCCAGGTGACAAAGAGAAGCCATCAGACGGCTCAGAGGTCAAAGAGGAGTCCTGCATTTCAGATGCCGGGCAACAGGTGCAGGAACAGCAGCCGTCTGACATTTAG
- the znf280d gene encoding zinc finger protein 280D isoform X3, translating to MSELFMECEEEELEPWQKPAPVVHVIDDDDDEPIFVGVLTNNNKPNPQPSQTNTTRKTEIKRTPPGTGASPVLPLRITGNTVKTAAPKPISLAPRPIIVNNKGYIVPSPLISDSEFIASIGKQLPTGGSLTIVPAGQQHNVQQGTQGTPGAIHRPQVHQISNNIVKLSNVQSPVGSTTKTFMLQDNNASSLQTIPAPLASNNRDQSAEKRGLLQEHENSEAKKAKLDSEQAKVTDLVENAILMKKCPKCNEEFLLSETLKSHMMTCCVSAESLNSGTSKLVMLVSEFYYGTFEGNMEGRKTEPNCTFKCTCCYKVLKNNIRFMNHMKHHLELEKQNSESWDSHTTCQHCYRQYMTPFQLQCHIESAHSPIESSTNCKICELAFESEQVLLEHMKNIHKPGEMPYICQVCSFRSSFFSVMEQHFRTVHDSTKDLLCPFCLRVLRSSHRYMQHYMKHQKKGIHRCGKCRLNFLSCKEKLDHRTHGHKTFRKPKALEGLAPGTKVTIRASLTGKSPNMPNRPARTGIVLKSDVLFAGQEAAQVMAPKSSMSAVGKVKSVQNKKQAGISNKFNVALTHLSGTDGCFTCVECNSKVEDFFSHFPMNSSCGACKYRTSCKVSYGNHMIRFHSTISKNRISKMNPKKPSAVKLTLVCTNCDLILDASGGDLMTKHLVDRPSHECRAILDKAASTDKILVSPHTVNQTTTTI from the exons ATGTCAGAACTTTTTATGGAATGTGAAGAAGAGGAGCTGGAGCCGTGGCAGAAACCAGCTCCAGTGGTTCACGTGAtagatgatgacgatgatgagcCCATTTTTGTTGGAGTGCTTA CAAATAACAACAAACCCAATCCTCAACCCTCTCAAACAAACACtacaagaaaaacagaaatcaaaAGGACTCCTCCTGGTACTGGCGCCTCACCTGTATTGCCTTTAAGAATTACAGGGAATACTGTGAAAACTGCTGCGCCAAAGCCCATAAGTTTAGCTCCTAGGCCAATAATTGTCAATAACAAG gGTTATATTGTCCCATCCCCACTTATATCTGACAGTGAGTTTATTGCCTCAATTGGGAAACAACTACCTACCGGGGGTTCTTTGACGATTGTCCCAG CTGGACAGCAGCACAATGTTCAACAGGGGACACAAGGCACTCCTGGTGCCATCCATCGGCCTCAGGTGCATCAAATCAGCAACAACATTGTGAAGTTATCCAACGTCCAGAGCCCTGTGGGGTCTACAACCAAAACTTTCATGCTGCAAGACAACAACGCCTCTTCCCTTCAGACCATTCCTGCGCCTCTTGCATCGAATAATAGAG ATCAGAGTGCTGAGAAACGAGGACTGCTACAAGAGCATGAGAACAGTGAAGCAAAGAAGGCAAAGTTGGATTCTG AACAAGCCAAAGTTACTGACCTTGTTGAAAATGCAATTCTGATGAAAAAGTGTCCCAAATGTAACGAAGAGTTCCTTCTGAGTGAGACACTTAAAAGTCACATGATG ACCTGCTGTGTGAGTGCTGAGTCCTTGAACTCTGGCACTAGCAAACTAGTCATGCTGGTGTCGGAGTTCTACTATGGAACTTTTGAAGGGAACATGGAGGGCAGGAAAACCGAGCCCAACTGCACTTTTAAGTGCACATGCTGCTACAAAGTTCTCAAGAACAATATCAG GTTCATGAACCACATGAAACACCACttggagctggagaagcagaACAGTGAGAGTTGGGACAGTCACACCACTTGCCAGCATTGTTACCGACAATACATGACCCCATTCCAGCTACAGTGCCACATAGAGAGCGCACACAGCCCCATCGAGTCTTCAA CCAACTGCAAAATCTGCGAGCTGGCCTTTGAATCGGAGCAAGTCCTGCTGGAGCACATGAAGAACATCCACAAACCTGGAGAGATGCCTTATATCTGCCAG GTTTGCAGTTTTCGATCGTCCTTCTTTTCCGTGATGGAGCAACACTTCCGAACTGTCCATGACAGCACCAAAGATCTGCTGTGCCCCTTCTGCCTCAGAGTTCTCAGAAGCAGTCACAGATACATGCAACACTACATGAAGCATCAG AAAAAAGGGATACACCGCTGTGGCAAGTGCCGGCTGAACTTTCTCTCTTGCAAGGAGAAATTGGATCACAGAACTCATGGACACAAGACCTTCAGAAAACCCAAAGCTCTGGAGGGTCTCGCTCCAGGAACAAAG GTGACCATCCGAGCTTCCCTCACCGGAAAGTCTCCGAACATGCCGAACCGCCCTGCTCGAACTGGAATTGTCCTCAAATCAGATGTTCTGTTCGCTGGTCAAGAGGCAGCTCAAGTCATGGCGCCCAAGTCCAGCATGTCCGCTGTAGGAAAAGTCAAGTCTGTGCAGAACAAGAAACAAGCTGGCATTTCCAACAAGTTCAACGTCGCACTCACACATCTGAG CGGCACTGACGGATGCTTCACCTGCGTCGAATGCAACTCCAAAGTGGAAGATTTCTTCTCGCACTTCCCAATGAACTCGAGTTGCGGTGCGTGCAAATACCGCACAAGTTGCAAAGTTTCCTATGGAAACCACATGATTCG ATTTCACAGCACCATCAGCAAAAACAGAATTTCCAAAATGAACCCAAAGAAACCATCTGCAGTCAA GTTAACCCTGGTTTGTACCAACTGTGACCTCATATTGGACGCATCAGGAGGAGACTTGATGACTAAACATTTAGTGGACAGACCAAGTCATGAGTGCAGGGCCATTCTGGACAAAG CAGCTTCAACGGACAAGATCCTGGTGTCTCCTCACACAGTGAACCAGACAACAACAACGATCTGA